One Mycolicibacterium sarraceniae genomic window carries:
- a CDS encoding VWA domain-containing protein, whose product MTLPLLGPMTLSGFEHPGFFLFLLVIAGLVGLYVVVQYARQKRVLRFANMELLETVAPKRPNKWRHLSAILLIASLVLLTIAMAGPTHDVRIPRNRAVVMLTIDVSQSMRATDVEPSRLVAAQEAAKQFADQLTPGINLGLIAYAGTATVLVSPTTNREATKNAIAKLQLADRTATGEAIFTSLQAIATVGAVIGGGDTPPPARIVLMSDGKETVPSNPDNPKGAFTAARTAKDQGVPISTVSFGTPYGFVEINDQRQPVPVDDEMLKKIADLSGGNAYTASSLQQLKEVFTSLQDQIGYETTKGEASTGWLRLGALVLALAALTALLINRRLPG is encoded by the coding sequence ATGACACTGCCGTTGCTCGGGCCGATGACGCTCTCGGGCTTCGAGCACCCGGGGTTCTTCCTGTTCCTGCTCGTCATCGCCGGGTTGGTCGGGCTCTACGTCGTCGTGCAGTACGCCCGGCAGAAGCGGGTTCTGCGATTCGCCAACATGGAATTGCTGGAAACCGTTGCGCCCAAACGGCCTAACAAGTGGCGGCACCTGTCGGCCATCCTGCTGATCGCGTCCCTGGTGCTGCTGACCATCGCGATGGCCGGGCCGACTCACGATGTGCGGATCCCCCGTAATCGCGCCGTGGTGATGCTGACCATCGACGTCTCGCAGTCGATGCGCGCCACCGATGTCGAACCCAGCCGGCTGGTCGCCGCGCAGGAAGCCGCCAAACAGTTCGCCGACCAGCTGACCCCGGGTATCAACCTGGGTCTGATCGCCTATGCCGGCACAGCCACCGTGCTGGTGTCGCCGACCACCAACCGAGAGGCCACCAAGAACGCGATCGCCAAGCTGCAACTGGCCGACCGCACGGCCACTGGCGAGGCGATCTTCACCTCGCTGCAGGCCATCGCGACCGTCGGTGCCGTCATCGGCGGGGGCGACACCCCGCCGCCGGCCCGCATCGTGCTGATGTCCGACGGTAAGGAGACCGTGCCGTCGAACCCGGACAACCCGAAGGGCGCGTTCACCGCCGCCCGCACGGCCAAGGATCAGGGCGTGCCGATCTCCACGGTGTCGTTCGGCACCCCGTACGGCTTTGTGGAGATCAACGACCAGCGTCAGCCGGTCCCGGTCGACGACGAGATGCTCAAGAAGATCGCCGATCTCTCCGGCGGCAATGCCTACACCGCATCGAGCCTGCAGCAGCTCAAGGAAGTCTTTACCTCGCTGCAGGACCAGATCGGCTACGAGACCACCAAGGGAGAGGCCAGCACCGGCTGGTTGCGGCTGGGCGCACTCGTGCTGGCCCTTGCCGCGCTCACCGCGCTCCTGATCAACCGGCGCCTGCCGGGCTGA
- a CDS encoding DUF58 domain-containing protein — MSDSQTLHPPSFQRGEISDAKLSAALRTLELTITRKLDGVLHGDHLGLIPGPGSEPGDSRIYQPGDDVRRMDWSVTARTQVPHVRQMIADRELETWLVVDMSASLDFGTTGCEKRDLAVAAAAAITYLNSGGGNRLGAIIANGDTITRVPALSGRMHEQTMLRTIATMPKAPPGVRGDLAAAIDALRRPERRRGMAVVISDFLGPITWMRPLRAIAARHEVLGIEVLDPRDVELPPVGDVILQDAESGATREFTIDEQLRDDFARAATAHREEVARTLRRCGAPLMTLRTDRDWIADIVRFVASRRRGAMAGRQ, encoded by the coding sequence GTGAGCGACTCGCAAACCTTGCACCCGCCGTCGTTTCAGCGCGGTGAGATCAGTGACGCCAAGCTCTCTGCGGCACTGCGCACACTCGAGCTGACGATCACCCGCAAGCTCGACGGGGTACTGCACGGTGACCACCTGGGCCTGATTCCGGGGCCGGGTTCTGAGCCCGGGGATTCGCGGATCTATCAACCCGGCGACGATGTCCGCCGGATGGACTGGTCGGTCACCGCGCGCACGCAGGTTCCGCACGTCCGGCAGATGATCGCCGACCGCGAGCTGGAAACGTGGCTGGTGGTCGACATGTCGGCCAGCCTCGACTTCGGCACCACCGGCTGCGAGAAACGGGATCTGGCGGTGGCTGCCGCGGCGGCGATCACCTACCTCAACAGCGGCGGCGGTAACCGCCTCGGCGCGATCATCGCCAACGGCGACACCATCACCCGCGTCCCTGCGCTGTCCGGTCGCATGCACGAGCAGACCATGTTGCGGACCATCGCCACCATGCCCAAGGCGCCACCGGGAGTGCGCGGTGATCTGGCCGCCGCCATCGACGCCCTGCGCCGGCCCGAGCGCCGCCGCGGGATGGCGGTGGTGATCAGTGACTTCCTTGGCCCGATCACCTGGATGCGCCCGCTACGCGCGATCGCCGCCCGCCACGAAGTTCTGGGCATCGAGGTGCTCGACCCGCGCGATGTCGAACTGCCACCGGTCGGCGATGTGATCCTGCAGGACGCCGAATCCGGCGCCACCCGCGAGTTCACTATCGACGAGCAGCTGCGTGACGATTTCGCCCGTGCCGCCACGGCGCACCGTGAGGAAGTGGCGCGCACCCTGCGCCGCTGCGGTGCGCCGCTGATGACGCTGCGGACCGACCGCGACTGGATAGCCGATATCGTGCGATTCGTCGCGTCGCGACGCCGCGGCGCCATGGCGGGCCGTCAATGA
- the moxR1 gene encoding chaperone MoxR1 translates to MTSPGGSPAGPGAFAGPAGAPAAPPSGGNGLAGEVNTLERAIFEVKRIIVGQDQLVERILVGLLAKGHVLLEGVPGVAKTLAVETFAKVVGGTFARIQFTPDLVPTDIIGTRIYRQGREEFDIELGPVVVNFLLADEINRAPAKVQSALLEVMAERKISIGGKTYELPKPFLVMATQNPIENEGVYPLPEAQRDRFLFKINVDYPSPEEEREIIYRMGVTPPEPKQILETGDLLRLQNVAANNFVHHALVDYVVRVVTATRRPEQFGLNDVKAWIAFGASPRASLGIIAAARALALVRGRDYVIPQDVIDVIPDVLRHRLVLTYDALADDIKAETVINRILQTVALPQVNAVPQQGHSVPPVVPAGAGANGR, encoded by the coding sequence ATGACGTCACCAGGTGGGTCGCCCGCAGGCCCCGGAGCGTTTGCCGGACCGGCCGGAGCTCCGGCCGCCCCGCCGTCCGGCGGTAACGGTCTGGCCGGCGAGGTGAACACCCTGGAGCGGGCGATCTTCGAGGTCAAGCGGATCATCGTCGGCCAGGACCAGCTCGTCGAGCGCATCCTGGTCGGGCTGCTGGCCAAGGGACACGTCCTGCTTGAGGGTGTCCCCGGCGTCGCCAAGACGCTGGCGGTCGAGACCTTCGCCAAGGTGGTCGGCGGCACCTTCGCCCGCATCCAGTTCACCCCCGACCTGGTGCCCACCGACATCATCGGTACCCGTATCTACCGGCAGGGCCGCGAAGAGTTCGACATCGAACTCGGCCCGGTGGTGGTGAACTTCCTGCTGGCCGACGAGATCAACCGCGCCCCGGCAAAGGTGCAATCGGCACTGCTGGAGGTCATGGCCGAGCGCAAGATCTCCATCGGCGGCAAGACCTACGAGCTGCCCAAGCCGTTCCTGGTGATGGCGACCCAGAACCCGATCGAGAACGAGGGTGTCTACCCGCTGCCGGAAGCCCAGCGCGACCGCTTCCTGTTCAAGATCAACGTCGACTACCCGTCGCCTGAAGAAGAGCGCGAGATCATTTACCGGATGGGTGTGACCCCGCCGGAGCCCAAGCAGATCCTCGAGACGGGCGACCTGCTGAGGCTGCAGAATGTCGCCGCCAACAACTTCGTCCACCACGCATTGGTGGATTACGTGGTCCGGGTAGTCACCGCGACGCGCCGGCCCGAACAGTTCGGCCTCAATGACGTCAAGGCCTGGATCGCCTTCGGCGCCTCGCCGCGTGCGTCGCTCGGCATCATCGCCGCCGCCCGTGCCCTGGCGCTGGTGCGCGGCCGCGACTACGTCATCCCGCAGGATGTCATCGATGTGATCCCGGATGTGCTGCGCCACCGGCTGGTGCTGACCTACGACGCGCTCGCCGATGACATCAAGGCCGAAACCGTCATCAACCGGATCCTGCAGACCGTCGCTCTGCCGCAGGTGAATGCCGTTCCGCAGCAAGGACATTCGGTGCCGCCGGTGGTTCCCGCCGGCGCGGGTGCCAACGGTCGGTGA
- the ripB gene encoding NlpC/P60 family peptidoglycan endopeptidase RipB, translated as MFRTSSRRVFVGTVLTALTLAFGLAGPANADPGEWDPTLPKLLSAGAPGDPLAVANASLQVAQQSAQATMDLGRKFLAGLGIGGSPSALPGSRVRGPQAIEYVIARGASQQGVPYSWGGGAINGPSAGVEEDAGKVGYDCSGFVRYAFAGVGVQLPKYSGDQYNAGRHIPPSQAKRGDLIFYGPNGTQHVTIYLGNGQMLEASSAAGHVTVSPVRTAGMTPYLTRIIET; from the coding sequence ATGTTTCGCACTAGTTCTCGACGGGTCTTCGTGGGAACGGTCCTGACGGCGCTCACCCTGGCATTCGGTCTTGCCGGTCCGGCGAACGCCGATCCGGGCGAGTGGGATCCGACGCTGCCCAAGCTGCTGAGCGCGGGCGCCCCCGGTGACCCGCTTGCGGTGGCCAACGCCTCACTGCAGGTTGCCCAGCAGTCCGCGCAGGCGACGATGGACCTGGGCCGCAAGTTCCTGGCCGGCCTCGGCATCGGCGGCTCTCCGTCGGCGCTGCCCGGCAGCCGGGTCAGGGGACCGCAGGCCATCGAATACGTGATCGCCCGTGGTGCCTCGCAGCAGGGCGTGCCCTACTCGTGGGGCGGCGGCGCGATCAACGGACCCAGTGCCGGCGTGGAAGAGGACGCGGGCAAGGTCGGCTACGACTGCTCGGGATTTGTCCGCTATGCCTTCGCAGGCGTTGGCGTGCAGCTACCCAAGTACTCCGGCGACCAGTACAACGCCGGCCGTCACATCCCGCCGTCGCAGGCCAAACGCGGCGATCTCATCTTCTACGGGCCGAACGGCACCCAGCACGTCACCATCTATCTGGGCAACGGGCAGATGCTCGAGGCGTCGTCGGCGGCCGGTCACGTGACCGTCAGCCCAGTCCGCACCGCGGGTATGACGCCCTACCTGACGCGCATCATCGAGACCTAA
- the ripA gene encoding NlpC/P60 family peptidoglycan endopeptidase RipA, producing the protein MRRSHRGSFVRPAIRIARPMGPLALSVAMTLTMPGVAHAEPGAGPNTIAGLIADVADANQRLQDIGAKVQAEQESVNKAIVDVQTARDAAAEAQQQVDISAAAVKDANGAIAAAQKRFDEFAVAAYMNGPSASLLMASTPEDIISTASANQAVALSSEQVMTDLQRARTEQLNKESAARLAKQRADQAVADAEASQQTAVSALTQAQKTFGDQQAQINQLAAERKAAQDKLEAARQWSAPANSPAAVPQSVATGPATPGDRWDPAAPGSAKAPDAGKVPPFGSASEWDTTLPMVPSAFVSGDPIQIINAVLQISGSSLNATKQMGKSFLQKLGILKPDDTGITNGAIPYVYGAQASEYVIKRASSQMGVPYSWGGGTATGPSNGIDSGAGTVGFDCSGLILYAFAGVGIRLPHYSGSQYNMGRKIPSSQMRRGDVIFYGPGGSQHVTLYLGQGQMLEAPYTGSNVKISPVRTSGMTPFVIRYIEY; encoded by the coding sequence ATGAGGCGTTCACATCGCGGCTCTTTTGTCCGGCCGGCCATCCGCATCGCCAGGCCGATGGGACCGCTGGCGCTCAGTGTTGCCATGACACTGACGATGCCGGGAGTGGCGCACGCTGAGCCGGGCGCCGGCCCCAACACGATCGCCGGCCTGATCGCCGACGTCGCCGACGCCAACCAGCGGCTACAGGACATCGGGGCCAAGGTGCAGGCCGAGCAGGAAAGCGTCAACAAGGCGATCGTCGACGTCCAGACCGCCCGGGATGCCGCGGCAGAAGCCCAGCAACAGGTCGATATCAGCGCGGCGGCGGTCAAAGACGCCAACGGCGCCATTGCCGCCGCCCAGAAGCGATTCGACGAGTTCGCAGTGGCGGCCTATATGAACGGACCGTCCGCATCCCTGTTGATGGCGTCGACTCCCGAGGACATCATCTCCACCGCATCGGCCAACCAAGCGGTGGCGCTGAGCTCCGAACAGGTGATGACCGATCTGCAGCGTGCTCGCACCGAACAGCTCAACAAGGAGTCCGCGGCCCGGCTGGCCAAGCAGAGGGCCGACCAGGCCGTCGCCGACGCCGAAGCCAGTCAGCAGACTGCGGTCTCGGCATTGACCCAGGCGCAGAAGACGTTCGGTGATCAGCAGGCGCAGATCAACCAGCTGGCCGCCGAACGTAAGGCGGCCCAGGACAAGCTCGAGGCTGCCCGTCAGTGGTCGGCGCCGGCGAATTCGCCTGCCGCCGTGCCGCAGTCGGTCGCGACCGGCCCGGCGACCCCGGGGGATCGCTGGGATCCGGCCGCGCCGGGTTCGGCCAAGGCGCCCGACGCGGGCAAGGTTCCGCCGTTCGGCAGTGCGTCGGAGTGGGATACGACGCTGCCGATGGTGCCCAGCGCCTTCGTCTCCGGTGACCCGATCCAGATCATCAACGCGGTGCTGCAGATCTCGGGCTCGTCGCTGAACGCGACCAAGCAGATGGGCAAGAGCTTCCTGCAGAAGCTGGGCATCCTGAAGCCCGACGACACCGGAATCACCAACGGCGCGATTCCCTACGTGTACGGCGCGCAGGCCTCCGAGTACGTCATCAAACGTGCCAGCTCACAGATGGGCGTGCCGTACTCCTGGGGTGGCGGGACCGCCACCGGTCCCAGCAACGGTATCGACAGCGGCGCCGGCACAGTCGGGTTCGACTGCTCGGGGCTCATCCTCTACGCGTTCGCCGGCGTCGGCATCAGGCTGCCGCACTACTCGGGTTCGCAGTACAACATGGGCCGCAAGATCCCGTCGTCCCAGATGCGCCGTGGCGACGTGATCTTCTACGGCCCCGGTGGCAGCCAGCACGTGACCCTCTACCTGGGCCAGGGCCAGATGCTCGAGGCTCCCTACACCGGCTCCAACGTCAAGATCTCGCCGGTGCGTACCAGCGGCATGACACCGTTCGTCATCCGCTACATCGAATACTGA
- a CDS encoding Rv1476 family membrane protein: MTILPAPTFIPVEVCSSVGLAPSTPVEQCLAAVKADVASDGVAAPAADAAGLQKVVAAAAARGVDLKVVVMQSSPPIDTPLRDIATEIGSANPGSTVLVLSPGWAGTYSTTYDRVTLEAGQDVAKTAPNPVVGTQAFVDQLETPDFPWVGLTFALLIGVAAAAVLTRVLQLRARRSQNTEMPSEQPK; the protein is encoded by the coding sequence GTGACGATTCTGCCCGCGCCGACCTTCATTCCGGTGGAGGTGTGTAGCAGTGTGGGCCTGGCGCCGTCGACGCCGGTCGAGCAGTGCCTGGCGGCGGTCAAGGCCGATGTGGCCTCCGATGGTGTCGCCGCGCCGGCCGCCGATGCGGCCGGTCTGCAGAAGGTGGTGGCCGCGGCTGCAGCCCGTGGCGTCGACCTCAAGGTCGTCGTCATGCAGAGCAGTCCGCCGATCGACACCCCCCTTCGCGATATCGCCACCGAGATCGGTAGCGCCAACCCCGGTTCGACGGTGTTGGTGCTCAGCCCAGGTTGGGCCGGCACCTACAGCACCACCTATGACCGCGTCACCCTCGAGGCGGGCCAGGACGTGGCCAAGACGGCGCCGAATCCGGTGGTCGGCACACAGGCTTTTGTCGACCAGTTGGAAACGCCGGACTTTCCCTGGGTTGGATTAACGTTCGCACTCCTGATCGGGGTGGCTGCGGCGGCTGTTTTGACCCGAGTTCTGCAGCTTCGGGCTCGCCGCTCGCAAAATACCGAAATGCCGTCTGAACAGCCAAAATAG
- a CDS encoding aconitate hydratase, translating into MSDSLNSFGARDNLKVGDNSYQIYRLDAVPGTEKLPYSLKVLAENLLRTEDGANITKEHIEAIANWDPSAEPSIEIQFTPARVLMQDFTGVPCIVDLATMREAVSALGGDPEKVNPLSPAEMVIDHSVILDVFGTADAFERNVALEYERNGERYQFLRWGQGAFDDFKVVPPGTGIVHQVNIEYLARVVFERDGVAYPDTCVGTDSHTTMQNGLGVLGWGVGGIEAEAAMLGQPVSMLIPRVVGFKLTGEIKPGVTATDVVLTVTDMLRKHGVVGKFVEFYGNGVAEVPLANRATLGNMSPEFGSTAAIFPIDDETIKYLRLTGRTDEQLALVEAYAKAQGMWHDADHEPKFSEYLELDLSTVVPSIAGPKRPQDRIELTDAKNAFRKDIHNYVEDNHPAPETKLDEAVEESFPASDPVSLSFADDGAVDARPSAANGAQGRPSKPITVKSDERGEFVLDHGAVVVAGITSCTNTSNPSVMLGAALLAKKAVEKGLTSKPWVKTNMAPGSQVVTDYYNKAGLWPYLEKLGYYLGGYGCTTCIGNTGPLPDEISAAINDNDLSVTAVLSGNRNFEGRISPDVKMNYLASPPLVIAYGIAGTMDFDFENDPLGQDTEGNDVFLKDIWPTTAEIEETIASSINRDMFTASYADVFKGDDRWRSLPTPEGNIFEWDDASTYVRKAPYFDGMPADPQPVKDIAGARVLALLGDSVTTDHISPAGAIKKGTPAAQYLQANGVEPKDFNSLGSRRGNHEVMIRGTFANIRLKNQLLDDVSGGYTRDFTQDGGPQAFIYDASQNYQAAGIPLVVLGGKEYGSGSSRDWAAKGTSLLGVRAVITESFERIHRSNLIGMGVIPLQFPAGESAASLKLDGTEVFDIAGIEELNNGKTPKTVSVTATKEDGSKVQFDAVVRIDTPGEADYYRNGGILQYVLRNMLRAG; encoded by the coding sequence GTGAGCGATTCACTGAATTCGTTTGGAGCGCGCGACAATCTGAAGGTCGGCGACAACAGCTACCAGATCTACCGCCTCGATGCGGTGCCCGGCACCGAGAAACTGCCCTACAGCCTCAAGGTGCTGGCCGAGAACCTGTTGCGCACCGAAGACGGCGCCAACATCACCAAAGAGCATATTGAAGCGATCGCGAACTGGGATCCCTCAGCAGAGCCGAGCATCGAGATCCAGTTCACCCCGGCCCGCGTCCTGATGCAGGACTTCACCGGTGTCCCTTGCATCGTCGACCTGGCCACCATGCGCGAGGCCGTATCCGCCCTGGGCGGTGACCCGGAGAAGGTGAACCCGCTCTCGCCCGCCGAGATGGTGATCGACCACTCGGTGATCCTCGACGTGTTCGGCACCGCCGATGCCTTCGAGCGCAACGTCGCGCTGGAATATGAAAGAAATGGCGAGCGCTACCAGTTCCTGCGCTGGGGCCAGGGTGCCTTCGACGACTTCAAGGTCGTCCCGCCGGGCACCGGCATCGTGCACCAGGTCAACATCGAGTATCTGGCCCGCGTGGTCTTCGAGCGAGACGGTGTCGCCTACCCCGACACCTGCGTGGGCACCGACAGCCACACCACCATGCAAAACGGCCTCGGCGTACTCGGCTGGGGCGTCGGCGGCATCGAGGCCGAGGCCGCGATGCTGGGCCAGCCCGTCTCGATGCTCATCCCCCGCGTCGTCGGCTTCAAGCTGACCGGCGAGATCAAGCCGGGCGTGACCGCCACCGATGTCGTGCTCACCGTCACCGACATGCTGCGTAAGCACGGTGTGGTCGGCAAGTTCGTCGAGTTCTACGGCAACGGTGTTGCTGAGGTGCCGCTGGCCAACCGCGCCACGCTGGGCAATATGAGCCCCGAATTCGGTTCCACCGCAGCAATCTTCCCGATCGATGACGAGACGATCAAATACCTGCGGCTGACCGGGCGGACCGACGAGCAGCTGGCTCTTGTCGAGGCCTACGCCAAGGCCCAGGGCATGTGGCACGACGCCGATCACGAACCGAAGTTCTCCGAGTACCTGGAACTCGACCTGTCCACCGTGGTGCCGTCGATCGCCGGACCCAAGCGGCCGCAGGACCGGATCGAGCTGACGGACGCCAAGAACGCGTTCCGCAAGGACATCCACAACTACGTCGAAGACAACCATCCGGCCCCGGAGACCAAGCTCGACGAGGCCGTCGAGGAGTCGTTCCCGGCCAGCGACCCGGTGTCGCTGTCCTTCGCCGACGACGGGGCGGTCGATGCGCGTCCGTCGGCGGCCAACGGCGCCCAGGGCCGGCCATCCAAGCCGATCACGGTGAAATCCGATGAGCGCGGTGAGTTCGTCCTCGACCACGGCGCCGTCGTGGTGGCCGGAATCACATCGTGCACCAACACCTCCAACCCGTCGGTGATGCTAGGTGCCGCGCTGCTGGCCAAGAAGGCCGTCGAGAAGGGCCTGACGTCCAAGCCGTGGGTGAAGACCAATATGGCTCCCGGTTCGCAGGTCGTCACCGACTACTACAACAAGGCCGGCCTGTGGCCGTACCTGGAGAAGCTCGGCTACTACCTGGGCGGCTACGGCTGCACGACCTGCATCGGCAACACCGGCCCACTGCCTGACGAGATCTCGGCCGCCATCAACGACAATGACCTGTCGGTGACGGCAGTGCTGTCCGGCAACCGCAACTTCGAAGGCCGCATCTCCCCCGATGTCAAGATGAACTACCTGGCCTCGCCGCCTCTGGTGATCGCCTATGGCATCGCGGGAACCATGGACTTCGATTTCGAGAATGATCCGCTCGGGCAAGACACCGAGGGCAATGACGTGTTCTTGAAGGACATCTGGCCGACGACTGCGGAGATCGAAGAGACCATCGCGTCCTCGATCAACCGGGACATGTTCACCGCCAGTTACGCCGATGTCTTCAAGGGTGACGACCGCTGGCGCTCGCTGCCCACCCCCGAGGGCAACATCTTCGAGTGGGATGACGCCTCGACGTACGTCCGCAAGGCTCCCTACTTCGACGGCATGCCGGCAGATCCGCAGCCGGTGAAGGATATCGCCGGAGCCAGAGTGCTTGCGCTGCTTGGCGATTCGGTGACCACCGACCACATCAGCCCGGCCGGCGCCATCAAGAAGGGCACGCCCGCCGCCCAGTACCTGCAGGCCAACGGCGTCGAGCCCAAGGACTTTAACTCGCTGGGGTCGCGCCGCGGCAACCACGAAGTGATGATCCGCGGCACGTTCGCGAACATCCGGCTGAAGAACCAACTGCTCGACGACGTCTCCGGTGGCTACACGCGGGACTTCACCCAGGATGGTGGCCCGCAGGCCTTCATCTATGATGCCTCGCAGAATTACCAGGCCGCGGGTATTCCGCTGGTTGTGTTGGGCGGCAAGGAATACGGCTCCGGCTCGTCCCGAGACTGGGCGGCCAAGGGCACCAGCCTATTGGGTGTGCGCGCGGTCATCACCGAGTCCTTCGAGCGTATCCACCGCTCCAACCTGATCGGTATGGGCGTGATCCCGCTGCAGTTCCCGGCCGGCGAATCGGCGGCGTCGCTCAAGTTGGACGGCACCGAGGTCTTCGACATCGCCGGGATCGAGGAGCTGAACAACGGCAAGACGCCGAAGACCGTCAGCGTCACCGCCACCAAAGAGGATGGGTCGAAGGTTCAATTCGACGCGGTGGTGCGCATCGACACCCCCGGCGAGGCCGACTACTACCGCAACGGCGGCATCCTGCAGTACGTGCTGCGCAACATGCTGCGGGCCGGCTAG
- a CDS encoding TetR/AcrR family transcriptional regulator: protein MPRVSEDHLAARRRQILDGARRCFAEYGYDKATVRRLEQTIGLSRGAIFHHFRDKDTLFFALAREDAERMAEVTSSQGLVQVMRDMLAAPDQFDWLATRLEIARKLRNDPVFQQGWAERSAELSAATSDRLRRQKQAGRLRDDVASDVVQCYLDLVLDGLVARLAAGEDPRRLSAVLDLVEVSVRADR, encoded by the coding sequence GTGCCCCGGGTCAGCGAGGACCATCTGGCGGCCCGCCGTCGCCAGATCCTCGACGGCGCACGGCGCTGTTTTGCCGAGTACGGCTACGACAAGGCAACCGTGCGCCGCCTGGAGCAGACCATCGGTCTGTCCCGCGGCGCGATCTTCCACCACTTTCGCGATAAGGACACCCTGTTCTTCGCGCTCGCGCGCGAGGACGCCGAGCGGATGGCCGAGGTCACCTCGAGCCAGGGCCTGGTCCAGGTGATGCGGGACATGCTGGCCGCGCCTGATCAATTCGATTGGCTGGCAACACGTTTGGAGATCGCGCGCAAGCTGCGCAACGACCCGGTGTTCCAGCAGGGCTGGGCGGAACGCTCAGCTGAACTGTCGGCGGCGACCAGCGATCGGCTGCGCAGGCAGAAGCAGGCCGGCCGACTGCGCGACGACGTCGCCAGTGATGTGGTGCAGTGTTATCTCGACCTGGTGCTCGACGGTCTGGTGGCACGGCTGGCTGCGGGCGAAGATCCCCGGCGGCTCTCGGCGGTGCTGGACCTGGTGGAGGTTTCGGTGCGGGCCGACCGCTAG
- a CDS encoding ester cyclase: protein MVPLSRLTHGAVRPTGRGAFEGIEATGRNITISAFTIYRVEGDTFTHVWDLADFASLTEQISSGKLG from the coding sequence CTGGTCCCTTTATCTCGACTAACTCATGGTGCAGTTCGCCCCACTGGTCGCGGCGCCTTCGAAGGAATCGAAGCGACGGGGCGCAACATCACCATCTCGGCATTCACCATCTACCGGGTCGAGGGGGACACCTTCACTCACGTGTGGGACCTCGCCGACTTCGCATCCCTGACGGAGCAGATTAGCTCGGGGAAGCTCGGCTAG
- a CDS encoding helix-turn-helix domain-containing protein: MSKPTEAHDQLLNNLRNAYEGGASIRTLVATTGRSYGSIHALLRESGTTMRSRGGPNHVTRR, from the coding sequence ATGAGCAAGCCAACCGAAGCTCATGATCAACTGCTGAACAATCTGCGCAACGCCTACGAGGGTGGCGCGAGTATCCGCACCCTGGTGGCGACGACGGGCCGCTCCTACGGGTCCATCCACGCGCTGTTGCGCGAGTCGGGGACCACGATGCGTAGCCGCGGTGGCCCCAACCACGTGACCAGACGCTAA